The proteins below come from a single Takifugu flavidus isolate HTHZ2018 chromosome 6, ASM371156v2, whole genome shotgun sequence genomic window:
- the dok7b gene encoding protein Dok-7 isoform X2, producing the protein MTDTVVAEGQVKFRDGKKWKTRWVVLRKPSPVADCLSLLVYKEKKKGKDKGSGRKERLNVTLEGICGVEPGLGYDGVSYSLSILCLAHTLVLGFSSRDVLLAWDARVRYSLGEVHRFSVAVEPGTQLESGPASLHLCNNLLVLTRGVPPITVGHWKLSTLRRYGAVPSGFVFEGGTRCGYWAGVFFLSSSEGERISFLLDCIVRGVSPSRTPHGLRPALPDLGADPASAEERICQEASDLEKRLSMLSECSLASSTASTYSCSTSVAGDDQSSVSSSSSSQSDVSIAGRLPFWAEPSARPHLSNETASSSSTLKALAGPDNRLQPTALGSLGARPTSGQLHPRGLNDSGRQSSLDSGIGIVAGSQSSYSGSFSSYTGSLDTSSQGGSEEYGSVASLLTSSPPYVPPPSPPPSIQSVPNLEHRSSAASPCPCTPTSSSSWSQRHGDERQTPSVLRLLGYDSPQSTLQSSSLREPSRKQGPPELCRDSRSSQDGGQKSSSGSQRCSSRGSDRAPSVGSAERCSLRLLLQHRDAAEETQRAPAPENYITPEQWRTARDTCLVRVASSPPGPSPVPVQDSPLCVTEEHEGVEDICDKLARCPLPPAAPPPPPPPPPPPASPTSTGGVSQSSSLRGNSTAHYVNVPFSRPPAKTNRDPNEPGSAPVPGSYRDGSSISYAHPITAMATAQRVGAEHVPGRESRPSRPGSRGRGPPR; encoded by the exons ATGACGGATACAGTTGTCGCGGAGGGACAAGTCAAGTTTAGAGATGGAAAAAAG TGGAAGACTCGGTGGGTCGTGCTTCGGAAGCCCTCCCCGGTCGCAG ATTGCCTTTCGCTCCTGGTGtataaagagaaaaagaaggggAAGGACAAGGGCAGCGGCCGCAAGGAGAGGCTCAACGTGACGCTAGAG GGCATCTGTGGGGTGGAGCCGGGCCTGGGGTACGACGGGGTGTCCTACAGCCTCTCCATCCTCTGCCTGGCACACACGCTGGTCCTGGGCTTCAGCAGTCGAGACGTCCTGCTGGCCTGGGACGCCCGCGTCCGCTACAGTCTGGGAGAAG TTCACAGGTTCAGCGTCGCCGTGGAACCGGGAACCCAACTGGAAAGCGGCCCCGCCTCCCTGCACCTGTGCAACAACCTGTTGGTGCTGACCAGAGGCGTCCCTCCCATCACTGTCGGCCACTGGAAACTGTCCACGCTGCGGCGATACGGCGCCGTGCCCAGCGGCTTCGTGTTTGAGGGCGGGACCCGCTGTGGGTACT GGGCTGGAGttttcttcctgtcctcttccgAAGGGGAGCGCATCAGCTTCCTCCTCGACTGCATCGTCAGGGGCGTCTCTCCCAGCAGAACCCCTCACGGCCTCCGGCCGGCTCTTCCAG ACCTCGGCGCCGACCCGGCGTCTGCTGAGGAGCGCATCTGTCAGGAGGCGTCGGATCTGGAGAAACGGCTCAGCATGTTGTCTGAGTGCAGCCTGGCGAGCAGCACAG cttccacatacagctgcagcacatctgtTGCTGGCGACGACCAAAGCAGcgtgtccagctcctcctccagccaatCGGACGTCAGCATTGCGGGCAGACTCCCATTTTGGGCGGAGCCGTCGGCAAGGCCGCACCTCTCCAACGAGACGGCGTCGAGCTCCTCCACATTGAAGGCTCTGGCCGGGCCTGATAACCGCCTCCAGCCCACGGCGTTGGGCAGCCTGGGGGCGCGCCCGACCTCCGGCCAGCTCCACCCTCGCGGACTCAACGACAGCGGGCGACAGAGCTCGTTGGACAGCGGGATCGGGATAGTGGCGGGCAGTCAGTCGTCCTATTCAGGAAGTTTTTCCTCGTACACCGGAAGTCTGGATACAAGCAGCCAGGGCGGCAGTGAGGAGTACGGCTCTGTAGCCAGCCTTCTAACGTCTTCGCCCCCTTATGTTCCAcccccgtctccccctccatccattcAGTCCGTCCCCAACCTAGAGCACAGGTCATCTGCTGCCTCCCCCTGTCCTTGCACCCCCACATCGAGCTCCTCTTGGTCACAGAGGCACGGTGACGAGCGCCAAACTCCCAGTGTGCTCCGGCTGCTGGGATACGACTCCCCCCAGAGCACCCTCCAGAGCTCGTCCCTGAGGGaaccctccaggaaacagggtCCACCCGAGCTGTGCAGGGACAGCCGAAGCAGTCAAGATGGGGGCCAAAAGTCAAGCAGCGGGAGTCAGCGCTGCAGCTCCCGGGGCAGCGACAGGGCGCCCTCTGTGGGCAGTGCGGAGAGGTGCAGCctcagactgctgctgcagcacagagacgCGGCTGAAGAAACCCAG CGTGCTCCCGCTCCGGAGAACTACATCACACCGGAACAGTGGCGGACGGCGAGGGACACGTGTCTGGTGAGG GTGGCCAGCTCCCCCCCAGGACCATCACCTGTTCCTgtgcaag ATTCCCctctgtgtgtgacagaggaaCACGAGGGGGTGGAAGACATTTGTGATAAGCTGGCGAGGTGCCCCCTGCCACCGGctgcacccccaccacccccaccacccccaccacctccagccaGTCCCACGTCCACTGGCG GTGTCTCCCAGTCTTCCAGTCTCCGTGGTAACAGCACCGCTCACTACGTCAACGTCCCCTTCAGCCGCCCGCCAGCGAAAACAAACAGAGACCCGAACGAGCCCGGCTCAGCTCCCGTGCCCGGCTCATACAGAG ACGGGAGCTCCATCAGCTACGCCCACCCCATCACTGCCATGGCGACGGCTCAGAGGGTGGGGGCGGAGCATGTTCCGGGCAGGGAGAGCAGACCGAGTCGGCCGGGGAGCCGCGGACGAGGGCCGCCGCGCTGA
- the dok7b gene encoding protein Dok-7 isoform X1: MTDTVVAEGQVKFRDGKKWKTRWVVLRKPSPVADCLSLLVYKEKKKGKDKGSGRKERLNVTLEGICGVEPGLGYDGVSYSLSILCLAHTLVLGFSSRDVLLAWDARVRYSLGEVHRFSVAVEPGTQLESGPASLHLCNNLLVLTRGVPPITVGHWKLSTLRRYGAVPSGFVFEGGTRCGYWAGVFFLSSSEGERISFLLDCIVRGVSPSRTPHGLRPALPDLGADPASAEERICQEASDLEKRLSMLSECSLASSTASTYSCSTSVAGDDQSSVSSSSSSQSDVSIAGRLPFWAEPSARPHLSNETASSSSTLKALAGPDNRLQPTALGSLGARPTSGQLHPRGLNDSGRQSSLDSGIGIVAGSQSSYSGSFSSYTGSLDTSSQGGSEEYGSVASLLTSSPPYVPPPSPPPSIQSVPNLEHRSSAASPCPCTPTSSSSWSQRHGDERQTPSVLRLLGYDSPQSTLQSSSLREPSRKQGPPELCRDSRSSQDGGQKSSSGSQRCSSRGSDRAPSVGSAERCSLRLLLQHRDAAEETQRAPAPENYITPEQWRTARDTCLVRVASSPPGPSPVPVQDSPLCVTEEHEGVEDICDKLARCPLPPAAPPPPPPPPPPPASPTSTGGVSQSSSLRGNSTAHYVNVPFSRPPAKTNRDPNEPGSAPVPGSYRADGSSISYAHPITAMATAQRVGAEHVPGRESRPSRPGSRGRGPPR; this comes from the exons ATGACGGATACAGTTGTCGCGGAGGGACAAGTCAAGTTTAGAGATGGAAAAAAG TGGAAGACTCGGTGGGTCGTGCTTCGGAAGCCCTCCCCGGTCGCAG ATTGCCTTTCGCTCCTGGTGtataaagagaaaaagaaggggAAGGACAAGGGCAGCGGCCGCAAGGAGAGGCTCAACGTGACGCTAGAG GGCATCTGTGGGGTGGAGCCGGGCCTGGGGTACGACGGGGTGTCCTACAGCCTCTCCATCCTCTGCCTGGCACACACGCTGGTCCTGGGCTTCAGCAGTCGAGACGTCCTGCTGGCCTGGGACGCCCGCGTCCGCTACAGTCTGGGAGAAG TTCACAGGTTCAGCGTCGCCGTGGAACCGGGAACCCAACTGGAAAGCGGCCCCGCCTCCCTGCACCTGTGCAACAACCTGTTGGTGCTGACCAGAGGCGTCCCTCCCATCACTGTCGGCCACTGGAAACTGTCCACGCTGCGGCGATACGGCGCCGTGCCCAGCGGCTTCGTGTTTGAGGGCGGGACCCGCTGTGGGTACT GGGCTGGAGttttcttcctgtcctcttccgAAGGGGAGCGCATCAGCTTCCTCCTCGACTGCATCGTCAGGGGCGTCTCTCCCAGCAGAACCCCTCACGGCCTCCGGCCGGCTCTTCCAG ACCTCGGCGCCGACCCGGCGTCTGCTGAGGAGCGCATCTGTCAGGAGGCGTCGGATCTGGAGAAACGGCTCAGCATGTTGTCTGAGTGCAGCCTGGCGAGCAGCACAG cttccacatacagctgcagcacatctgtTGCTGGCGACGACCAAAGCAGcgtgtccagctcctcctccagccaatCGGACGTCAGCATTGCGGGCAGACTCCCATTTTGGGCGGAGCCGTCGGCAAGGCCGCACCTCTCCAACGAGACGGCGTCGAGCTCCTCCACATTGAAGGCTCTGGCCGGGCCTGATAACCGCCTCCAGCCCACGGCGTTGGGCAGCCTGGGGGCGCGCCCGACCTCCGGCCAGCTCCACCCTCGCGGACTCAACGACAGCGGGCGACAGAGCTCGTTGGACAGCGGGATCGGGATAGTGGCGGGCAGTCAGTCGTCCTATTCAGGAAGTTTTTCCTCGTACACCGGAAGTCTGGATACAAGCAGCCAGGGCGGCAGTGAGGAGTACGGCTCTGTAGCCAGCCTTCTAACGTCTTCGCCCCCTTATGTTCCAcccccgtctccccctccatccattcAGTCCGTCCCCAACCTAGAGCACAGGTCATCTGCTGCCTCCCCCTGTCCTTGCACCCCCACATCGAGCTCCTCTTGGTCACAGAGGCACGGTGACGAGCGCCAAACTCCCAGTGTGCTCCGGCTGCTGGGATACGACTCCCCCCAGAGCACCCTCCAGAGCTCGTCCCTGAGGGaaccctccaggaaacagggtCCACCCGAGCTGTGCAGGGACAGCCGAAGCAGTCAAGATGGGGGCCAAAAGTCAAGCAGCGGGAGTCAGCGCTGCAGCTCCCGGGGCAGCGACAGGGCGCCCTCTGTGGGCAGTGCGGAGAGGTGCAGCctcagactgctgctgcagcacagagacgCGGCTGAAGAAACCCAG CGTGCTCCCGCTCCGGAGAACTACATCACACCGGAACAGTGGCGGACGGCGAGGGACACGTGTCTGGTGAGG GTGGCCAGCTCCCCCCCAGGACCATCACCTGTTCCTgtgcaag ATTCCCctctgtgtgtgacagaggaaCACGAGGGGGTGGAAGACATTTGTGATAAGCTGGCGAGGTGCCCCCTGCCACCGGctgcacccccaccacccccaccacccccaccacctccagccaGTCCCACGTCCACTGGCG GTGTCTCCCAGTCTTCCAGTCTCCGTGGTAACAGCACCGCTCACTACGTCAACGTCCCCTTCAGCCGCCCGCCAGCGAAAACAAACAGAGACCCGAACGAGCCCGGCTCAGCTCCCGTGCCCGGCTCATACAGAG CAGACGGGAGCTCCATCAGCTACGCCCACCCCATCACTGCCATGGCGACGGCTCAGAGGGTGGGGGCGGAGCATGTTCCGGGCAGGGAGAGCAGACCGAGTCGGCCGGGGAGCCGCGGACGAGGGCCGCCGCGCTGA
- the dok7b gene encoding protein Dok-7 isoform X5, translating into MTDTVVAEGQVKFRDGKKWKTRWVVLRKPSPVADCLSLLVYKEKKKGKDKGSGRKERLNVTLEGICGVEPGLGYDGVSYSLSILCLAHTLVLGFSSRDVLLAWDARVRYSLGEVHRFSVAVEPGTQLESGPASLHLCNNLLVLTRGVPPITVGHWKLSTLRRYGAVPSGFVFEGGTRCGYWAGVFFLSSSEGERISFLLDCIVRGVSPSRTPHGLRPALPDLGADPASAEERICQEASDLEKRLSMLSECSLASSTASTYSCSTSVAGDDQSSVSSSSSSQSDVSIAGRLPFWAEPSARPHLSNETASSSSTLKALAGPDNRLQPTALGSLGARPTSGQLHPRGLNDSGRQSSLDSGIGIVAGSQSSYSGSFSSYTGSLDTSSQGGSEEYGSVASLLTSSPPYVPPPSPPPSIQSVPNLEHRSSAASPCPCTPTSSSSWSQRHGDERQTPSVLRLLGYDSPQSTLQSSSLREPSRKQGPPELCRDSRSSQDGGQKSSSGSQRCSSRGSDRAPSVGSAERCSLRLLLQHRDAAEETQRAPAPENYITPEQWRTARDTCLVASSPPGPSPVPVQEEHEGVEDICDKLARCPLPPAAPPPPPPPPPPPASPTSTGGVSQSSSLRGNSTAHYVNVPFSRPPAKTNRDPNEPGSAPVPGSYRADGSSISYAHPITAMATAQRVGAEHVPGRESRPSRPGSRGRGPPR; encoded by the exons ATGACGGATACAGTTGTCGCGGAGGGACAAGTCAAGTTTAGAGATGGAAAAAAG TGGAAGACTCGGTGGGTCGTGCTTCGGAAGCCCTCCCCGGTCGCAG ATTGCCTTTCGCTCCTGGTGtataaagagaaaaagaaggggAAGGACAAGGGCAGCGGCCGCAAGGAGAGGCTCAACGTGACGCTAGAG GGCATCTGTGGGGTGGAGCCGGGCCTGGGGTACGACGGGGTGTCCTACAGCCTCTCCATCCTCTGCCTGGCACACACGCTGGTCCTGGGCTTCAGCAGTCGAGACGTCCTGCTGGCCTGGGACGCCCGCGTCCGCTACAGTCTGGGAGAAG TTCACAGGTTCAGCGTCGCCGTGGAACCGGGAACCCAACTGGAAAGCGGCCCCGCCTCCCTGCACCTGTGCAACAACCTGTTGGTGCTGACCAGAGGCGTCCCTCCCATCACTGTCGGCCACTGGAAACTGTCCACGCTGCGGCGATACGGCGCCGTGCCCAGCGGCTTCGTGTTTGAGGGCGGGACCCGCTGTGGGTACT GGGCTGGAGttttcttcctgtcctcttccgAAGGGGAGCGCATCAGCTTCCTCCTCGACTGCATCGTCAGGGGCGTCTCTCCCAGCAGAACCCCTCACGGCCTCCGGCCGGCTCTTCCAG ACCTCGGCGCCGACCCGGCGTCTGCTGAGGAGCGCATCTGTCAGGAGGCGTCGGATCTGGAGAAACGGCTCAGCATGTTGTCTGAGTGCAGCCTGGCGAGCAGCACAG cttccacatacagctgcagcacatctgtTGCTGGCGACGACCAAAGCAGcgtgtccagctcctcctccagccaatCGGACGTCAGCATTGCGGGCAGACTCCCATTTTGGGCGGAGCCGTCGGCAAGGCCGCACCTCTCCAACGAGACGGCGTCGAGCTCCTCCACATTGAAGGCTCTGGCCGGGCCTGATAACCGCCTCCAGCCCACGGCGTTGGGCAGCCTGGGGGCGCGCCCGACCTCCGGCCAGCTCCACCCTCGCGGACTCAACGACAGCGGGCGACAGAGCTCGTTGGACAGCGGGATCGGGATAGTGGCGGGCAGTCAGTCGTCCTATTCAGGAAGTTTTTCCTCGTACACCGGAAGTCTGGATACAAGCAGCCAGGGCGGCAGTGAGGAGTACGGCTCTGTAGCCAGCCTTCTAACGTCTTCGCCCCCTTATGTTCCAcccccgtctccccctccatccattcAGTCCGTCCCCAACCTAGAGCACAGGTCATCTGCTGCCTCCCCCTGTCCTTGCACCCCCACATCGAGCTCCTCTTGGTCACAGAGGCACGGTGACGAGCGCCAAACTCCCAGTGTGCTCCGGCTGCTGGGATACGACTCCCCCCAGAGCACCCTCCAGAGCTCGTCCCTGAGGGaaccctccaggaaacagggtCCACCCGAGCTGTGCAGGGACAGCCGAAGCAGTCAAGATGGGGGCCAAAAGTCAAGCAGCGGGAGTCAGCGCTGCAGCTCCCGGGGCAGCGACAGGGCGCCCTCTGTGGGCAGTGCGGAGAGGTGCAGCctcagactgctgctgcagcacagagacgCGGCTGAAGAAACCCAG CGTGCTCCCGCTCCGGAGAACTACATCACACCGGAACAGTGGCGGACGGCGAGGGACACGTGTCTG GTGGCCAGCTCCCCCCCAGGACCATCACCTGTTCCTgtgcaag aggaaCACGAGGGGGTGGAAGACATTTGTGATAAGCTGGCGAGGTGCCCCCTGCCACCGGctgcacccccaccacccccaccacccccaccacctccagccaGTCCCACGTCCACTGGCG GTGTCTCCCAGTCTTCCAGTCTCCGTGGTAACAGCACCGCTCACTACGTCAACGTCCCCTTCAGCCGCCCGCCAGCGAAAACAAACAGAGACCCGAACGAGCCCGGCTCAGCTCCCGTGCCCGGCTCATACAGAG CAGACGGGAGCTCCATCAGCTACGCCCACCCCATCACTGCCATGGCGACGGCTCAGAGGGTGGGGGCGGAGCATGTTCCGGGCAGGGAGAGCAGACCGAGTCGGCCGGGGAGCCGCGGACGAGGGCCGCCGCGCTGA
- the dok7b gene encoding protein Dok-7 isoform X3 — protein sequence MTDTVVAEGQVKFRDGKKWKTRWVVLRKPSPVADCLSLLVYKEKKKGKDKGSGRKERLNVTLEGICGVEPGLGYDGVSYSLSILCLAHTLVLGFSSRDVLLAWDARVRYSLGEVHRFSVAVEPGTQLESGPASLHLCNNLLVLTRGVPPITVGHWKLSTLRRYGAVPSGFVFEGGTRCGYWAGVFFLSSSEGERISFLLDCIVRGVSPSRTPHGLRPALPDLGADPASAEERICQEASDLEKRLSMLSECSLASSTASTYSCSTSVAGDDQSSVSSSSSSQSDVSIAGRLPFWAEPSARPHLSNETASSSSTLKALAGPDNRLQPTALGSLGARPTSGQLHPRGLNDSGRQSSLDSGIGIVAGSQSSYSGSFSSYTGSLDTSSQGGSEEYGSVASLLTSSPPYVPPPSPPPSIQSVPNLEHRSSAASPCPCTPTSSSSWSQRHGDERQTPSVLRLLGYDSPQSTLQSSSLREPSRKQGPPELCRDSRSSQDGGQKSSSGSQRCSSRGSDRAPSVGSAERCSLRLLLQHRDAAEETQRAPAPENYITPEQWRTARDTCLVASSPPGPSPVPVQDSPLCVTEEHEGVEDICDKLARCPLPPAAPPPPPPPPPPPASPTSTGGVSQSSSLRGNSTAHYVNVPFSRPPAKTNRDPNEPGSAPVPGSYRADGSSISYAHPITAMATAQRVGAEHVPGRESRPSRPGSRGRGPPR from the exons ATGACGGATACAGTTGTCGCGGAGGGACAAGTCAAGTTTAGAGATGGAAAAAAG TGGAAGACTCGGTGGGTCGTGCTTCGGAAGCCCTCCCCGGTCGCAG ATTGCCTTTCGCTCCTGGTGtataaagagaaaaagaaggggAAGGACAAGGGCAGCGGCCGCAAGGAGAGGCTCAACGTGACGCTAGAG GGCATCTGTGGGGTGGAGCCGGGCCTGGGGTACGACGGGGTGTCCTACAGCCTCTCCATCCTCTGCCTGGCACACACGCTGGTCCTGGGCTTCAGCAGTCGAGACGTCCTGCTGGCCTGGGACGCCCGCGTCCGCTACAGTCTGGGAGAAG TTCACAGGTTCAGCGTCGCCGTGGAACCGGGAACCCAACTGGAAAGCGGCCCCGCCTCCCTGCACCTGTGCAACAACCTGTTGGTGCTGACCAGAGGCGTCCCTCCCATCACTGTCGGCCACTGGAAACTGTCCACGCTGCGGCGATACGGCGCCGTGCCCAGCGGCTTCGTGTTTGAGGGCGGGACCCGCTGTGGGTACT GGGCTGGAGttttcttcctgtcctcttccgAAGGGGAGCGCATCAGCTTCCTCCTCGACTGCATCGTCAGGGGCGTCTCTCCCAGCAGAACCCCTCACGGCCTCCGGCCGGCTCTTCCAG ACCTCGGCGCCGACCCGGCGTCTGCTGAGGAGCGCATCTGTCAGGAGGCGTCGGATCTGGAGAAACGGCTCAGCATGTTGTCTGAGTGCAGCCTGGCGAGCAGCACAG cttccacatacagctgcagcacatctgtTGCTGGCGACGACCAAAGCAGcgtgtccagctcctcctccagccaatCGGACGTCAGCATTGCGGGCAGACTCCCATTTTGGGCGGAGCCGTCGGCAAGGCCGCACCTCTCCAACGAGACGGCGTCGAGCTCCTCCACATTGAAGGCTCTGGCCGGGCCTGATAACCGCCTCCAGCCCACGGCGTTGGGCAGCCTGGGGGCGCGCCCGACCTCCGGCCAGCTCCACCCTCGCGGACTCAACGACAGCGGGCGACAGAGCTCGTTGGACAGCGGGATCGGGATAGTGGCGGGCAGTCAGTCGTCCTATTCAGGAAGTTTTTCCTCGTACACCGGAAGTCTGGATACAAGCAGCCAGGGCGGCAGTGAGGAGTACGGCTCTGTAGCCAGCCTTCTAACGTCTTCGCCCCCTTATGTTCCAcccccgtctccccctccatccattcAGTCCGTCCCCAACCTAGAGCACAGGTCATCTGCTGCCTCCCCCTGTCCTTGCACCCCCACATCGAGCTCCTCTTGGTCACAGAGGCACGGTGACGAGCGCCAAACTCCCAGTGTGCTCCGGCTGCTGGGATACGACTCCCCCCAGAGCACCCTCCAGAGCTCGTCCCTGAGGGaaccctccaggaaacagggtCCACCCGAGCTGTGCAGGGACAGCCGAAGCAGTCAAGATGGGGGCCAAAAGTCAAGCAGCGGGAGTCAGCGCTGCAGCTCCCGGGGCAGCGACAGGGCGCCCTCTGTGGGCAGTGCGGAGAGGTGCAGCctcagactgctgctgcagcacagagacgCGGCTGAAGAAACCCAG CGTGCTCCCGCTCCGGAGAACTACATCACACCGGAACAGTGGCGGACGGCGAGGGACACGTGTCTG GTGGCCAGCTCCCCCCCAGGACCATCACCTGTTCCTgtgcaag ATTCCCctctgtgtgtgacagaggaaCACGAGGGGGTGGAAGACATTTGTGATAAGCTGGCGAGGTGCCCCCTGCCACCGGctgcacccccaccacccccaccacccccaccacctccagccaGTCCCACGTCCACTGGCG GTGTCTCCCAGTCTTCCAGTCTCCGTGGTAACAGCACCGCTCACTACGTCAACGTCCCCTTCAGCCGCCCGCCAGCGAAAACAAACAGAGACCCGAACGAGCCCGGCTCAGCTCCCGTGCCCGGCTCATACAGAG CAGACGGGAGCTCCATCAGCTACGCCCACCCCATCACTGCCATGGCGACGGCTCAGAGGGTGGGGGCGGAGCATGTTCCGGGCAGGGAGAGCAGACCGAGTCGGCCGGGGAGCCGCGGACGAGGGCCGCCGCGCTGA
- the dok7b gene encoding protein Dok-7 isoform X4: MTDTVVAEGQVKFRDGKKWKTRWVVLRKPSPVADCLSLLVYKEKKKGKDKGSGRKERLNVTLEGICGVEPGLGYDGVSYSLSILCLAHTLVLGFSSRDVLLAWDARVRYSLGEVHRFSVAVEPGTQLESGPASLHLCNNLLVLTRGVPPITVGHWKLSTLRRYGAVPSGFVFEGGTRCGYWAGVFFLSSSEGERISFLLDCIVRGVSPSRTPHGLRPALPDLGADPASAEERICQEASDLEKRLSMLSECSLASSTASTYSCSTSVAGDDQSSVSSSSSSQSDVSIAGRLPFWAEPSARPHLSNETASSSSTLKALAGPDNRLQPTALGSLGARPTSGQLHPRGLNDSGRQSSLDSGIGIVAGSQSSYSGSFSSYTGSLDTSSQGGSEEYGSVASLLTSSPPYVPPPSPPPSIQSVPNLEHRSSAASPCPCTPTSSSSWSQRHGDERQTPSVLRLLGYDSPQSTLQSSSLREPSRKQGPPELCRDSRSSQDGGQKSSSGSQRCSSRGSDRAPSVGSAERCSLRLLLQHRDAAEETQRAPAPENYITPEQWRTARDTCLVRVASSPPGPSPVPVQEEHEGVEDICDKLARCPLPPAAPPPPPPPPPPPASPTSTGGVSQSSSLRGNSTAHYVNVPFSRPPAKTNRDPNEPGSAPVPGSYRADGSSISYAHPITAMATAQRVGAEHVPGRESRPSRPGSRGRGPPR; the protein is encoded by the exons ATGACGGATACAGTTGTCGCGGAGGGACAAGTCAAGTTTAGAGATGGAAAAAAG TGGAAGACTCGGTGGGTCGTGCTTCGGAAGCCCTCCCCGGTCGCAG ATTGCCTTTCGCTCCTGGTGtataaagagaaaaagaaggggAAGGACAAGGGCAGCGGCCGCAAGGAGAGGCTCAACGTGACGCTAGAG GGCATCTGTGGGGTGGAGCCGGGCCTGGGGTACGACGGGGTGTCCTACAGCCTCTCCATCCTCTGCCTGGCACACACGCTGGTCCTGGGCTTCAGCAGTCGAGACGTCCTGCTGGCCTGGGACGCCCGCGTCCGCTACAGTCTGGGAGAAG TTCACAGGTTCAGCGTCGCCGTGGAACCGGGAACCCAACTGGAAAGCGGCCCCGCCTCCCTGCACCTGTGCAACAACCTGTTGGTGCTGACCAGAGGCGTCCCTCCCATCACTGTCGGCCACTGGAAACTGTCCACGCTGCGGCGATACGGCGCCGTGCCCAGCGGCTTCGTGTTTGAGGGCGGGACCCGCTGTGGGTACT GGGCTGGAGttttcttcctgtcctcttccgAAGGGGAGCGCATCAGCTTCCTCCTCGACTGCATCGTCAGGGGCGTCTCTCCCAGCAGAACCCCTCACGGCCTCCGGCCGGCTCTTCCAG ACCTCGGCGCCGACCCGGCGTCTGCTGAGGAGCGCATCTGTCAGGAGGCGTCGGATCTGGAGAAACGGCTCAGCATGTTGTCTGAGTGCAGCCTGGCGAGCAGCACAG cttccacatacagctgcagcacatctgtTGCTGGCGACGACCAAAGCAGcgtgtccagctcctcctccagccaatCGGACGTCAGCATTGCGGGCAGACTCCCATTTTGGGCGGAGCCGTCGGCAAGGCCGCACCTCTCCAACGAGACGGCGTCGAGCTCCTCCACATTGAAGGCTCTGGCCGGGCCTGATAACCGCCTCCAGCCCACGGCGTTGGGCAGCCTGGGGGCGCGCCCGACCTCCGGCCAGCTCCACCCTCGCGGACTCAACGACAGCGGGCGACAGAGCTCGTTGGACAGCGGGATCGGGATAGTGGCGGGCAGTCAGTCGTCCTATTCAGGAAGTTTTTCCTCGTACACCGGAAGTCTGGATACAAGCAGCCAGGGCGGCAGTGAGGAGTACGGCTCTGTAGCCAGCCTTCTAACGTCTTCGCCCCCTTATGTTCCAcccccgtctccccctccatccattcAGTCCGTCCCCAACCTAGAGCACAGGTCATCTGCTGCCTCCCCCTGTCCTTGCACCCCCACATCGAGCTCCTCTTGGTCACAGAGGCACGGTGACGAGCGCCAAACTCCCAGTGTGCTCCGGCTGCTGGGATACGACTCCCCCCAGAGCACCCTCCAGAGCTCGTCCCTGAGGGaaccctccaggaaacagggtCCACCCGAGCTGTGCAGGGACAGCCGAAGCAGTCAAGATGGGGGCCAAAAGTCAAGCAGCGGGAGTCAGCGCTGCAGCTCCCGGGGCAGCGACAGGGCGCCCTCTGTGGGCAGTGCGGAGAGGTGCAGCctcagactgctgctgcagcacagagacgCGGCTGAAGAAACCCAG CGTGCTCCCGCTCCGGAGAACTACATCACACCGGAACAGTGGCGGACGGCGAGGGACACGTGTCTGGTGAGG GTGGCCAGCTCCCCCCCAGGACCATCACCTGTTCCTgtgcaag aggaaCACGAGGGGGTGGAAGACATTTGTGATAAGCTGGCGAGGTGCCCCCTGCCACCGGctgcacccccaccacccccaccacccccaccacctccagccaGTCCCACGTCCACTGGCG GTGTCTCCCAGTCTTCCAGTCTCCGTGGTAACAGCACCGCTCACTACGTCAACGTCCCCTTCAGCCGCCCGCCAGCGAAAACAAACAGAGACCCGAACGAGCCCGGCTCAGCTCCCGTGCCCGGCTCATACAGAG CAGACGGGAGCTCCATCAGCTACGCCCACCCCATCACTGCCATGGCGACGGCTCAGAGGGTGGGGGCGGAGCATGTTCCGGGCAGGGAGAGCAGACCGAGTCGGCCGGGGAGCCGCGGACGAGGGCCGCCGCGCTGA